In Streptomyces sp. NBC_00448, the following are encoded in one genomic region:
- a CDS encoding DUF349 domain-containing protein, with the protein MSSDPWGRVDETGTVYVRTADGEKEVGSWQAGSPDEALAYYERKYEGLVVEIGLLERRVRTTDLAPKEALAAIEHLRTAVTEAHAVGDLAALGTRLDALVALVDTRREERRAVRAKQSEEAKTAKEKLVAEAEELAESEQWRTAGERLRALVDTWKGLPRLDRKADDELWHRFSHARSVFSKRRKAHFASLDAQREEARRTKEKLVTEAQSLSGSTDWGPTAARYRELMTEWKAAGRAQREAEDDLWNRFRGAQDVFFAARSEVFAERDSEQRDNLARKEELVTEAEKLLPVTDLKSARAAFRSINERWEAIGHVPRDARPRIEGRMHTVERALQDSEEAEWRRTNPEVRARAAGLTGQLQSAVEKLRGQIDTARAAGNSAKADKLQAELDGRQALLDAALKGMGEFGG; encoded by the coding sequence GTGAGCAGCGACCCGTGGGGCCGCGTCGATGAGACGGGGACCGTGTACGTGCGTACGGCCGACGGTGAGAAGGAGGTCGGTTCGTGGCAGGCGGGCTCCCCTGACGAGGCGCTCGCCTACTACGAGCGCAAGTACGAGGGGCTCGTCGTGGAGATCGGCCTCCTCGAACGGCGGGTGCGGACCACCGATCTGGCGCCCAAGGAGGCGCTGGCCGCGATCGAGCACCTGCGTACCGCGGTGACCGAGGCGCATGCGGTCGGCGACCTGGCGGCGCTGGGCACCCGGCTGGACGCGCTGGTGGCGCTGGTGGACACCCGGCGCGAGGAGCGCAGGGCGGTCCGGGCGAAGCAGAGCGAGGAGGCGAAGACCGCCAAGGAGAAACTGGTCGCCGAGGCCGAGGAGTTGGCCGAGAGCGAGCAGTGGCGCACCGCGGGTGAGCGGCTGCGGGCTCTGGTGGACACCTGGAAGGGCCTGCCCCGACTGGACCGCAAGGCCGACGACGAGTTGTGGCACCGCTTCAGCCACGCCCGTTCGGTCTTCTCCAAGCGGCGCAAGGCGCACTTCGCGTCGCTGGACGCGCAGCGCGAGGAGGCCCGGCGGACCAAGGAGAAGCTGGTCACCGAGGCGCAGTCGCTGTCAGGTTCGACGGACTGGGGGCCCACCGCGGCCCGCTACCGCGAGTTGATGACGGAGTGGAAGGCGGCCGGCCGCGCCCAGCGCGAGGCCGAGGACGACCTGTGGAACCGGTTCCGCGGTGCGCAGGACGTCTTCTTCGCCGCCCGTTCCGAGGTGTTCGCCGAGCGGGACAGCGAGCAGCGGGACAACCTCGCCCGCAAGGAGGAGTTGGTCACCGAGGCGGAGAAGCTGCTGCCGGTAACCGATCTCAAGTCCGCGCGGGCGGCGTTCCGTTCGATCAACGAGCGGTGGGAGGCGATCGGCCATGTGCCGCGCGACGCCCGGCCGCGGATCGAGGGGCGCATGCACACCGTGGAGCGGGCGCTGCAGGACTCGGAGGAAGCCGAGTGGCGGCGCACCAACCCGGAGGTCCGGGCTCGTGCCGCCGGCCTGACCGGCCAACTCCAGTCCGCCGTGGAGAAGTTGCGCGGCCAGATCGACACGGCGCGCGCCGCGGGGAACTCCGCGAAGGCCGACAAGCTCCAAGCCGAGCTCGACGGCCGCCAGGCCCTCCTGGACGCGGCCCTGAAGGGCATGGGCGAGTTCGGGGGCTGA
- a CDS encoding caspase family protein — protein sequence MERLPDPMASRAVLIGTAAYLQLEQLPAVNANLRDLAQALGDPMLWGLPDPHCLVVTDPQDSSALLDPVHRAGDEAADTLLVYYAGHGLRDAESADLYLALSGSRANTGYTAVAYQHLRTAVRQSRARRKIIVLDCCFSGRAARALDGGIADETAVDGAYVLAASPRDRVALAPDGERYTAFTGELLDIMRLGIDDGPELIDLETIYQLLDVRLRAKNRPRPQRHQENNTGRLPLVRNRAAATEPVPAGPVLREEVRAAMLAAGLNLARLLRSVGRSRDALPVLRLALQEGAPGTGANNFAVQLELAELLADTGRSREAVEVLEQAFMETHKSFGPEAVQVCRRLADLLQESGNHIQACEVLKHALDLTELGPGERGR from the coding sequence ATGGAACGCCTTCCTGACCCGATGGCCTCGCGTGCCGTGCTCATCGGCACCGCCGCCTACCTCCAGTTGGAGCAGTTGCCCGCGGTCAACGCCAACCTGCGCGACCTCGCACAGGCACTGGGCGATCCGATGCTGTGGGGCCTGCCCGACCCGCACTGCCTGGTGGTCACCGACCCGCAGGACTCCTCGGCGCTGCTCGACCCGGTGCACCGCGCCGGGGACGAGGCCGCCGACACGCTGCTGGTGTACTACGCGGGCCACGGCCTGCGGGACGCGGAATCCGCGGACCTGTACCTCGCCCTGTCCGGGTCGCGGGCCAACACCGGCTACACCGCCGTCGCCTACCAGCATCTGCGCACGGCCGTACGCCAGTCCCGGGCCCGCCGCAAGATCATCGTCCTCGACTGCTGCTTCAGCGGCCGCGCCGCGCGGGCCCTGGACGGCGGCATCGCCGACGAGACCGCGGTGGACGGCGCCTACGTGCTCGCGGCCTCGCCCCGGGACCGGGTGGCACTGGCGCCCGACGGCGAGAGGTACACCGCCTTCACCGGCGAACTCCTGGACATCATGCGCCTGGGCATCGACGACGGCCCCGAACTCATCGACCTGGAGACGATCTACCAGCTGCTGGACGTGCGGCTGCGGGCCAAGAACCGCCCGCGTCCGCAGCGCCACCAGGAGAACAACACCGGCCGCCTGCCGCTGGTCCGCAACCGCGCCGCCGCCACCGAACCCGTCCCCGCGGGACCGGTGCTGCGCGAGGAGGTGCGGGCGGCCATGCTCGCCGCCGGGCTCAACCTCGCCCGCCTGCTGCGGTCCGTGGGCCGCAGCAGGGACGCGCTGCCGGTGCTGCGGCTCGCGTTGCAGGAAGGCGCGCCCGGCACCGGGGCGAACAACTTCGCCGTCCAGCTCGAACTGGCGGAACTGCTCGCCGACACCGGGCGGAGCCGGGAGGCCGTCGAGGTGCTGGAGCAGGCGTTCATGGAGACCCACAAGTCGTTCGGGCCCGAGGCGGTCCAGGTCTGCCGGCGCCTCGCCGACCTGCTCCAGGAGTCCGGCAACCACATCCAGGCATGCGAGGTGCTCAAGCACGCCCTGGACCTGACCGAACTCGGCCCCGGCGAACGCGGGCGGTAG
- a CDS encoding effector-associated constant component EACC1, translating into MVEIDVRTAGDPGDSAEDDLRSLLRWVRADENLAGRADGRVRDGTPPQPGRMGGAFDILQLSIGSGLSAGALLVSLLQWRDARHRPPAITLRRGRMTVEIPATPEVDAATLARAVELLTAERPDGAEARGPVPADQMAIAAAAPPPPPMPSTPPRIPAPPAPSPPPSPPPPPFPSPPSAAPVPAPAPAPASSLAAHTPAPRPDENIPARLTEEPEGDGTPS; encoded by the coding sequence GTGGTTGAGATCGATGTGAGGACGGCCGGCGACCCGGGGGACAGCGCGGAGGACGACCTGCGCTCCCTGCTGCGCTGGGTGCGCGCCGACGAGAACCTGGCAGGCCGCGCGGACGGCCGGGTCCGCGACGGCACGCCGCCCCAACCCGGCAGGATGGGCGGCGCCTTCGACATCCTGCAACTCTCCATCGGTTCCGGCCTGTCCGCCGGGGCTCTGTTGGTCTCCCTCCTCCAGTGGCGTGACGCCCGGCATCGGCCGCCGGCCATCACGCTGCGGCGGGGCCGGATGACGGTGGAGATTCCGGCGACGCCGGAGGTCGACGCGGCGACGCTCGCCCGCGCCGTCGAACTCCTGACGGCGGAGCGTCCCGACGGGGCGGAGGCACGAGGACCGGTTCCGGCGGATCAGATGGCGATCGCGGCCGCCGCCCCTCCACCACCGCCCATGCCCTCGACACCTCCGAGAATCCCCGCGCCTCCGGCTCCGTCCCCGCCTCCGTCCCCGCCTCCGCCTCCGTTCCCGTCCCCGCCGTCTGCCGCTCCCGTGCCTGCGCCTGCGCCCGCTCCCGCGTCTTCCCTTGCCGCGCACACCCCGGCGCCCCGCCCGGACGAGAACATCCCCGCCCGCCTCACGGAAGAGCCGGAAGGTGATGGAACGCCTTCCTGA
- a CDS encoding serine/threonine-protein kinase: protein MATAGGGVLGDRYRLLRPLGAGGTSRVYEAEDLTLGRRVAVKVLAAGGLNADPVVFERFRREAETLARISSASVVRVQDAGADSGGTPFLVMELLDGVELLTLVEREGALPVEVVETVAVSICRGLEAVHEAGVVHRDVKPSNVMVTRSGRVVLHDFGLSRVLDNTPLTGVGDVVGTPRHLPPETMRGASPRPTADLYGLGTCMYTMLTGREPFTDEEEVAGIVFQVVDVGVPRLAGTPGIPERLAALVDALTERDVVRRPASAAEVLDALPLGSAPETTQLVRDMVARCVRDQAVASVHQVAPALVPDGFTVPDVPDVPESPAAPDAVGAPDAAAAPAETPEYLGNPQVTLGGPRSTAEQEAAQWPTTGASDRLALSGTTQQMVMSGMTEPKATSRLREAVTLVHRGDLQEAVRILGTLARVCPTSLGRDHPTTLAAQFWQAMCLSRLGAGGEAVALFSAVSERCEAERGTGRG, encoded by the coding sequence ATGGCGACGGCAGGGGGCGGCGTACTCGGCGACCGCTACCGGTTACTCCGGCCGCTCGGGGCAGGCGGCACCAGCCGCGTCTACGAGGCGGAGGACCTGACGCTGGGCCGCCGGGTGGCGGTCAAGGTCCTCGCCGCCGGCGGACTGAACGCCGATCCCGTCGTCTTCGAGCGCTTCCGGCGCGAGGCCGAGACGCTGGCCAGGATCAGCTCCGCCTCGGTGGTCCGGGTCCAGGACGCCGGCGCGGACTCCGGGGGCACCCCCTTCCTGGTGATGGAACTCCTCGACGGCGTCGAGCTGTTGACCCTCGTCGAGCGCGAGGGAGCGCTGCCCGTCGAGGTGGTCGAGACCGTCGCGGTGAGCATCTGCAGGGGCCTCGAAGCAGTCCACGAGGCAGGTGTGGTGCACCGCGACGTCAAACCGTCGAATGTGATGGTCACCCGGTCCGGCCGGGTCGTGCTCCATGATTTCGGGCTGTCCCGGGTCCTCGACAACACCCCGCTCACCGGGGTCGGCGACGTCGTGGGCACCCCGCGGCACCTGCCGCCGGAGACCATGCGCGGCGCCTCGCCCCGGCCCACCGCCGACCTGTACGGGCTGGGCACCTGCATGTACACGATGCTCACCGGGCGGGAGCCGTTCACCGACGAGGAAGAGGTCGCGGGCATCGTCTTCCAGGTCGTGGACGTCGGGGTGCCGCGGCTCGCGGGCACACCCGGCATACCCGAGCGACTGGCCGCGCTCGTGGACGCGCTGACCGAGCGGGACGTTGTTCGACGGCCTGCGAGCGCGGCCGAGGTGCTGGACGCGCTTCCGCTCGGCTCCGCACCGGAGACCACGCAGCTGGTACGGGACATGGTCGCCAGGTGCGTACGGGACCAGGCGGTGGCCAGCGTTCACCAGGTCGCGCCCGCGCTCGTACCGGACGGGTTCACCGTGCCGGACGTGCCGGACGTTCCTGAATCGCCGGCAGCGCCTGACGCGGTGGGCGCGCCTGACGCGGCGGCCGCACCGGCCGAGACCCCCGAGTATCTGGGTAACCCGCAGGTCACCCTCGGGGGGCCGCGGTCCACCGCCGAGCAGGAGGCCGCGCAGTGGCCCACGACGGGAGCTTCCGACCGGCTCGCGCTCAGCGGTACCACCCAGCAGATGGTGATGAGCGGCATGACGGAGCCGAAGGCGACGTCCCGGCTGCGCGAGGCCGTCACCCTCGTGCACCGCGGCGACCTTCAGGAGGCGGTGCGCATTCTCGGCACGCTCGCCCGGGTCTGCCCGACCTCCCTCGGCCGCGACCACCCCACGACGCTGGCCGCCCAGTTCTGGCAGGCGATGTGCCTGTCCCGGCTGGGCGCGGGCGGAGAGGCCGTGGCGCTGTTCTCCGCGGTGAGCGAGCGATGCGAAGCGGAAAGGGGCACCGGACGTGGTTGA
- a CDS encoding RelA/SpoT family protein codes for MPDQAQPLNAADGTAQGRGPADGGEGTPAPVTPAPASASSSAGPPPSAPRSAPAPDTAETAQPESDRERDGERDGATLAPKPAPAAIRPVRTPGSVAPTRPGPSSSRVRARLARLGVQRSSAYNPVLEPLLRVVRGNDPKGDSAQLRQIEAAYQVAERWHRGQKRKSGDPYITHPLAVTTILAELGMDPATLMAGLLHDTVEDTEYGLEQLRRDFGDRVALLVDGVTKLDKVKFGEAAQAETVRKMVVAMAKDPRVLVIKLADRLHNMRTMRYLKREKQEKKARETLEIYAPLAHRLGMNTIKWELEDLAFAILYPKMYDEIVRLVAERAPKRDEYLAVVTDQVQQDLRAARIKATVTGRPKHYYSVYQKMIVRGRDFAEIYDLVGIRVLVDTVRDCYAALGTIHARWNPVPGRFKDYIAMPKFNMYQSLHTTVIGPSGKPVELQIRTFDMHRRAEYGIAAHWKYKQEAVAGASKVRTDSPRSDKKDDAVNDMAWLRQLLDWQKETEDPGEFLESLRFDLSQSEVFVFTPKGDVIALPAGATPVDFAYAVHTEVGHRTIGARVNGRLVPLESTLDNGDTVEVFTSKASGAGPSQDWLGFVKSPRARNKIRAWFSKERREEAVEQGKEAIARAMRKQNLPIQRVLTGDSLVTLAHEMRYPDISALYAAIGEGHITAQSVVQKLVDALGGEDGATEDIAEITTPTQGRTKRRKNADPGVIVKGESDVWVKLSRCCTPVPGDPIIGFVTRGNGVSVHRADCVNVDSLSQQPERIIDVEWAPTQSSVFLVAIQVEALDRARLLSDVTRVLSDQHVNILSAAVQTSRDRVAISRFTFEMGDPKHLGHVLKAVRGVEGVYDVYRVTSGRQR; via the coding sequence TTGCCAGACCAGGCCCAGCCGCTCAACGCCGCTGACGGGACCGCCCAGGGGAGGGGTCCGGCCGACGGCGGGGAGGGCACGCCCGCGCCTGTCACGCCGGCGCCCGCGTCCGCCTCCTCGTCCGCGGGCCCACCTCCGTCCGCGCCCCGGTCCGCGCCCGCGCCCGACACGGCGGAGACGGCGCAGCCGGAGAGCGACAGGGAGCGTGACGGGGAGCGCGACGGCGCCACACTCGCGCCCAAGCCCGCCCCGGCCGCCATCCGGCCGGTCCGCACCCCCGGGAGCGTCGCGCCGACCCGCCCCGGTCCGTCCTCCAGCCGGGTCCGCGCCCGGCTCGCCCGGCTCGGCGTGCAGCGCTCCAGCGCGTACAACCCGGTGCTCGAACCGCTGCTGCGGGTCGTGCGGGGCAACGACCCCAAGGGCGACAGCGCGCAACTGCGGCAGATCGAGGCCGCCTACCAGGTCGCCGAGCGCTGGCACCGCGGCCAGAAGCGCAAGAGCGGCGACCCGTACATCACCCACCCGCTGGCGGTCACCACCATCCTCGCCGAGCTGGGCATGGACCCCGCCACCTTGATGGCCGGGCTGCTGCACGACACCGTCGAGGACACCGAGTACGGCCTGGAGCAGTTGCGCCGCGACTTCGGCGACCGGGTCGCCCTGCTCGTCGACGGCGTCACCAAGCTGGACAAGGTCAAGTTCGGCGAGGCCGCGCAGGCCGAGACGGTCCGCAAGATGGTCGTCGCGATGGCCAAGGACCCCCGGGTCCTGGTCATCAAGCTCGCCGACCGGCTGCACAACATGCGCACCATGCGCTATCTGAAGCGGGAGAAGCAGGAGAAGAAGGCCCGCGAGACGCTGGAGATCTACGCCCCGCTCGCCCACCGGCTGGGCATGAACACCATCAAGTGGGAGCTGGAGGACCTCGCCTTCGCGATCCTCTACCCGAAGATGTACGACGAGATCGTCCGCCTCGTCGCCGAGCGCGCTCCCAAGCGCGACGAGTACCTCGCCGTGGTCACCGACCAGGTCCAGCAGGACCTGCGCGCGGCCCGGATCAAGGCCACCGTCACCGGCCGGCCGAAGCACTACTACAGCGTCTACCAGAAGATGATCGTTCGCGGCCGGGACTTCGCGGAGATCTACGACCTGGTCGGCATCCGGGTGCTGGTCGACACCGTCAGGGACTGCTACGCGGCACTCGGCACCATTCACGCGCGATGGAACCCGGTCCCCGGCCGGTTCAAGGACTACATCGCGATGCCGAAGTTCAACATGTACCAGTCGCTGCACACCACCGTGATCGGCCCCAGCGGCAAGCCCGTCGAGCTGCAGATCCGCACCTTCGACATGCACCGCCGCGCCGAGTACGGCATCGCCGCGCACTGGAAGTACAAGCAGGAAGCGGTGGCCGGCGCCTCCAAGGTGCGTACCGACAGCCCGCGTTCGGACAAGAAGGACGACGCTGTCAACGACATGGCGTGGCTGCGCCAGTTGCTCGACTGGCAGAAGGAGACCGAGGACCCGGGCGAGTTCCTGGAGTCGCTGCGGTTCGACCTGTCGCAGAGCGAGGTCTTCGTCTTCACCCCCAAGGGTGACGTGATAGCGCTGCCGGCCGGCGCCACCCCGGTCGACTTCGCCTACGCGGTGCACACCGAGGTCGGCCACCGCACCATCGGTGCCCGCGTCAACGGGCGGTTGGTGCCGCTGGAGTCCACCCTCGACAACGGCGACACCGTGGAGGTGTTCACCTCCAAGGCGTCCGGTGCCGGGCCGTCCCAGGACTGGCTGGGCTTCGTCAAGTCGCCCCGGGCCCGCAACAAGATCCGCGCCTGGTTCTCCAAGGAGCGCCGCGAGGAGGCGGTCGAGCAGGGCAAGGAAGCCATCGCCCGCGCGATGCGCAAGCAGAACCTGCCGATCCAGCGGGTGCTCACCGGCGACTCGCTGGTCACCCTCGCCCACGAGATGCGCTACCCCGACATCTCCGCGCTGTACGCGGCGATCGGCGAGGGGCACATCACCGCGCAGTCCGTAGTGCAGAAGCTGGTCGACGCGCTCGGCGGGGAGGACGGCGCCACCGAGGACATCGCCGAGATCACCACGCCCACCCAGGGCCGTACGAAGCGGCGGAAGAACGCCGACCCGGGCGTCATCGTCAAGGGCGAGAGCGATGTGTGGGTGAAGCTCTCCCGCTGCTGCACCCCCGTGCCGGGCGATCCGATCATCGGCTTCGTCACCCGGGGCAACGGCGTCTCGGTGCACCGCGCCGACTGCGTCAACGTCGACTCGCTCTCCCAGCAGCCCGAGCGGATCATCGACGTCGAGTGGGCGCCCACCCAGTCCTCGGTCTTCCTGGTCGCCATCCAGGTCGAGGCGCTGGACCGGGCCCGGCTGCTCTCCGACGTCACACGCGTGCTGTCCGACCAGCACGTCAACATCCTGTCGGCGGCGGTGCAGACGTCGCGCGACCGGGTGGCGATCTCCCGGTTCACCTTCGAGATGGGCGACCCGAAGCACCTCGGCCACGTCCTGAAGGCCGTCCGCGGTGTCGAGGGCGTCTACGACGTCTACCGGGTGACCTCCGGCCGGCAGCGGTAG
- a CDS encoding adenine phosphoribosyltransferase translates to MTTTEAASSELRDLLLSRIRDVPDYPQPGVMFKDITPLLADPVAFNALVDALAGLCSRHAATKVVGLEARGFILAAPAAARARLGFVPVRKAGKLPGPTLAQGYALEYGTAEIEVHTDAFGPGDRVIVIDDVLATGGTAEAALDLIGRTGASVVGLAVLLELAVLGGRERLAPALKGVPLDALVVV, encoded by the coding sequence ATGACCACGACGGAAGCCGCCTCCTCCGAGCTGCGGGACCTGCTGCTGTCCCGGATTCGCGACGTGCCGGACTATCCGCAGCCCGGGGTGATGTTCAAGGACATCACGCCGCTGCTCGCCGACCCGGTGGCGTTCAACGCCCTCGTGGACGCGCTCGCCGGGCTGTGCAGCCGGCACGCGGCCACCAAGGTCGTCGGCCTGGAGGCGAGAGGCTTCATCCTGGCCGCGCCCGCCGCCGCCCGCGCCCGGCTCGGCTTCGTACCGGTCCGCAAGGCGGGCAAGCTGCCCGGCCCGACCCTCGCGCAGGGCTACGCGCTGGAGTACGGCACCGCCGAGATCGAGGTGCACACCGACGCCTTCGGCCCCGGCGACCGGGTGATCGTGATCGACGACGTGCTCGCCACCGGTGGCACCGCCGAGGCCGCGCTCGACCTGATCGGCCGCACCGGCGCGAGCGTCGTCGGCCTGGCGGTGCTGCTGGAGCTGGCCGTGCTCGGTGGCCGGGAGCGGCTCGCCCCGGCGCTGAAGGGCGTGCCGCTCGACGCGCTCGTGGTGGTCTGA
- the secF gene encoding protein translocase subunit SecF has product MSKLGTLGHRLHRGEVSYDFVGKRKIWYTVSIIVTIVAIVGLVVNGLKESIDFSGGAVFNTPKTSMSVSDVQSKISGDTDGRDATVQKLGNGSMRVQVAGLSTDESKKVQQEIAKDLDLPASKIDAEIVGPSWGKEITHKAVEGLIIFLVLVVIYLAIAFEWRMAVAALVALLHDLTITVGVYAIVGFEVSPGTVIGLLTILGYSLYDTVVVFDGLKEASKDITKKNTATYSEVANRSLNSTLVRSINTTVVALLPVAALLFIGGGILGAGMLNDIALALFVGLTAGAYSSIFIATPIVAELKEHEPQMKSLRKRVLAKRASEAAKAKARLAAGESPADPDDSDDRPEDDEDGAAPAVVGPGAQRTGGSDSASRPTRNQPSNRGTRGRNRPSGKRH; this is encoded by the coding sequence ATGTCCAAGCTCGGCACCCTCGGTCACCGGTTGCACCGCGGTGAGGTCAGCTACGACTTCGTCGGCAAGCGGAAGATCTGGTACACGGTCTCCATCATCGTCACGATCGTCGCGATCGTCGGCCTGGTGGTGAACGGCCTGAAGGAGAGCATCGACTTCTCCGGCGGCGCGGTCTTCAACACCCCGAAGACGTCCATGTCCGTCTCCGACGTGCAGAGCAAGATCTCCGGGGACACCGACGGCCGCGACGCCACCGTGCAGAAGCTCGGCAACGGCAGCATGCGCGTCCAGGTCGCCGGACTCTCCACGGACGAGTCGAAGAAGGTCCAGCAGGAGATCGCCAAGGACCTCGACCTCCCGGCGTCGAAGATCGACGCGGAGATCGTCGGCCCGAGCTGGGGCAAGGAGATCACCCACAAGGCAGTCGAAGGTCTGATCATCTTCCTCGTGCTGGTGGTCATCTACCTCGCCATCGCCTTCGAGTGGCGGATGGCCGTGGCCGCGCTCGTCGCCCTGCTGCACGACCTCACCATCACCGTCGGCGTCTACGCGATCGTCGGCTTCGAGGTCTCGCCCGGTACGGTGATCGGCCTGCTGACCATCCTCGGTTACTCGCTCTACGACACGGTCGTGGTGTTCGACGGGCTGAAGGAAGCCAGCAAGGACATCACCAAGAAGAACACCGCCACCTACAGCGAGGTCGCCAACCGCAGCCTCAACAGCACCCTGGTCCGGTCGATCAACACCACCGTGGTGGCGCTGCTGCCGGTCGCCGCGCTGCTGTTCATCGGTGGCGGCATCCTCGGCGCCGGCATGCTCAACGACATCGCGCTCGCGCTGTTCGTCGGCCTCACCGCCGGTGCGTACTCCTCGATCTTCATCGCCACCCCGATCGTGGCGGAGCTGAAGGAGCACGAGCCGCAGATGAAGTCGCTGCGCAAGCGGGTGCTCGCCAAGCGGGCCTCCGAGGCGGCGAAGGCGAAGGCCAGGCTCGCCGCCGGCGAGTCCCCGGCCGACCCCGACGACAGCGACGACCGGCCCGAGGACGACGAGGACGGCGCCGCACCCGCGGTCGTCGGCCCCGGCGCCCAGCGCACCGGCGGCAGCGACTCCGCCTCCCGCCCGACCCGCAACCAGCCCTCCAACCGGGGCACCCGCGGCCGCAACCGCCCCTCCGGCAAGCGCCACTGA
- the secD gene encoding protein translocase subunit SecD, with translation MAAAKKGRRSSGSQGYPGRALAVILVALVALTGGIFLSGHKTPRLGIDLAGGVEITLTAKPDQGKAVSKANMNTAVNIINNRVNGLGVSEAEVQTQGSDNIIVDIPKSTNADQAEQQVGTTAQLYFRPVLADGAGAPTPTTTPTPSGSTTPKSSGSATPKSSTTPSSSSKSTASPSSTSSQGRAVTDALKSSTDKAPTPKPTATTPSTTSPDPTDTSGATSDPTANVPAALQAKYAAIDCTKAAERAKAAEGTKGTDPVVACGQEGKQWVKYLLGPSEIDGKHVTSANANFDTQGGNGWVVNLSFDSKGSSQFTSVTKALSAQQSPNNQFAIDLDGNVVSAPSVSSTLSGGTAQISGDFTQQSATDLANVLKYGSLPLAFNISDKTTVSAALGGEQLHGGMIAGAVGLALVVLYLLAYYRGLSFVAVLSLLVSAGLTYTIMCLLGEAVGFALNLPAVCGAIVAIGITADSFIVFFERIRDELRDGRSLQPAVARGWPRARRTILVSDFVSFLAAAVLYVVSVGKVRGFAFTLGLTTLLDVAVVFLFTKPLMTILARKAFYAKGHKWSGLNAESLGVTPPLRRIRRQSSETKEA, from the coding sequence GTGGCAGCAGCCAAGAAGGGCCGCAGGTCCTCGGGGAGCCAGGGATACCCCGGACGCGCTCTGGCCGTGATCCTCGTCGCTCTGGTGGCGCTGACCGGAGGGATCTTCCTCTCCGGCCACAAGACCCCGCGGCTCGGCATCGACCTCGCCGGCGGCGTGGAGATCACGCTGACCGCCAAGCCCGACCAGGGCAAGGCCGTCTCCAAGGCGAACATGAACACCGCGGTCAACATCATCAACAACCGCGTCAACGGCCTGGGCGTCTCCGAGGCGGAGGTGCAGACCCAGGGGAGCGACAACATCATCGTCGACATCCCCAAGAGCACCAACGCCGACCAGGCCGAGCAGCAGGTGGGCACCACCGCTCAGCTCTACTTCCGGCCGGTCCTCGCCGACGGCGCCGGCGCCCCCACGCCGACGACGACGCCGACTCCCTCCGGCAGCACCACCCCGAAGTCGTCCGGCTCCGCCACCCCGAAGTCGAGCACGACGCCGTCGAGCTCGTCGAAGTCCACCGCGAGCCCGTCGTCCACCAGCAGCCAGGGCCGCGCGGTCACCGACGCCCTGAAGTCGAGCACGGACAAGGCCCCCACCCCGAAGCCGACCGCGACGACGCCGAGCACCACCTCGCCCGATCCGACCGACACCAGCGGCGCGACCAGCGACCCGACGGCCAACGTGCCGGCCGCTCTCCAGGCCAAGTACGCGGCCATCGACTGCACCAAGGCGGCCGAGCGGGCCAAGGCGGCCGAGGGCACCAAGGGCACCGACCCGGTCGTCGCCTGCGGCCAGGAGGGCAAGCAGTGGGTGAAGTACCTGCTCGGCCCCTCCGAGATCGACGGCAAGCACGTCACCAGCGCCAACGCCAACTTCGACACCCAGGGCGGCAACGGCTGGGTGGTGAACCTGAGCTTCGACAGCAAGGGCTCCTCGCAGTTCACCTCCGTCACCAAGGCGCTGTCCGCGCAGCAGTCGCCGAACAACCAGTTCGCCATCGACCTCGACGGCAACGTGGTGTCGGCCCCCTCGGTCTCCTCGACCCTCTCCGGCGGCACCGCCCAGATCTCCGGTGACTTCACCCAGCAGTCCGCCACCGACCTGGCGAACGTGCTGAAGTACGGCTCGCTGCCGCTGGCCTTCAACATCTCCGACAAGACCACCGTCTCGGCCGCGCTCGGCGGCGAGCAGCTGCACGGCGGCATGATCGCCGGTGCCGTCGGCCTCGCGCTGGTCGTGCTCTACCTGCTGGCGTACTACCGCGGCCTCAGCTTCGTCGCCGTGCTCAGCCTGCTGGTCTCCGCCGGGCTCACCTACACGATCATGTGCCTGCTGGGTGAGGCGGTCGGATTCGCGCTGAACCTGCCGGCGGTCTGTGGCGCCATCGTCGCCATCGGTATCACCGCGGACTCGTTCATCGTCTTCTTCGAGAGAATCCGGGACGAGCTACGCGACGGCAGGTCGCTGCAACCGGCGGTGGCCCGCGGCTGGCCGCGCGCCCGGCGCACCATCCTGGTGTCGGACTTCGTGTCCTTCCTCGCCGCGGCCGTGCTGTACGTCGTGTCGGTCGGCAAGGTTCGGGGCTTCGCGTTCACCCTCGGCCTGACCACCCTGCTCGACGTCGCCGTGGTGTTCCTGTTCACCAAGCCGCTGATGACGATCCTCGCCCGCAAGGCCTTCTACGCCAAGGGCCACAAGTGGTCCGGCCTCAACGCGGAGAGCCTGGGCGTCACTCCGCCGCTGCGCCGTATCCGCCGCCAGTCCTCCGAGACGAAGGAAGCCTGA